The following coding sequences lie in one Pseudomonas svalbardensis genomic window:
- a CDS encoding NAD(P)H-binding protein → MKTTQENILILGATGKTGRRIAQRMETAGLPVRLGSRMATPPFDWEDRATWEASLDGIHAVYLSFQPDLAVPGALETVQAFTDQAVKSGVSKLVLLSGRGEVEAEQAERVIQNSGVDWTILRASWFFQNFSDAHFLGPILQGELALPVGHIAEPFIDAEDIAEIAVEALTKPGHSGQLYELTGPRALTFAEAVDEIARATKREIRFAAVPPEAYRQALEQEELPAQLIDLVLYLFTTVLDGRNTPVANGVQRALGRPARDFSDYVRRTAASGVWANEG, encoded by the coding sequence ATGAAAACCACTCAAGAAAACATCCTGATTCTCGGCGCGACTGGTAAAACCGGTCGGCGAATTGCCCAACGAATGGAAACTGCCGGCCTGCCTGTCCGCCTGGGTTCCCGTATGGCGACCCCACCCTTCGACTGGGAAGATCGAGCTACCTGGGAAGCTTCGCTTGATGGCATTCACGCGGTCTACCTCTCCTTTCAACCAGACCTCGCCGTCCCCGGCGCGCTCGAAACGGTTCAGGCATTCACCGATCAGGCAGTCAAAAGCGGTGTCAGCAAACTGGTGCTGCTATCGGGGCGCGGCGAGGTCGAAGCAGAACAGGCCGAACGCGTCATCCAGAACAGTGGAGTCGACTGGACAATCCTGCGGGCCAGCTGGTTCTTTCAGAATTTCAGCGATGCGCACTTCCTGGGACCTATCCTTCAAGGGGAACTGGCCCTCCCCGTTGGTCATATCGCAGAGCCCTTCATCGATGCGGAAGACATCGCCGAGATCGCGGTCGAGGCGCTGACCAAACCAGGGCACTCAGGTCAACTCTATGAACTGACGGGCCCACGAGCACTGACATTTGCCGAAGCCGTCGATGAAATCGCCCGTGCGACAAAACGCGAAATCCGTTTCGCCGCAGTGCCGCCCGAGGCTTATCGTCAGGCGTTGGAACAGGAAGAACTTCCCGCACAACTGATCGACCTGGTGCTGTATCTCTTCACTACCGTGCTTGATGGCCGCAATACACCAGTTGCCAATGGCGTGCAGCGTGCGCTGGGTCGGCCGGCGCGGGACTTTTCCGACTATGTTCGGCGCACGGCTGCTTCTGGCGTCTGGGCAAATGAGGGATGA
- a CDS encoding TetR/AcrR family transcriptional regulator, with amino-acid sequence MPKKIPEVLEPLVSEPTRRNPTQKRSRERQERILAVAIQLIATKGSDQLKMSEIAERSEISIGSLYQYFPDKSSVIRMLAERYNAESRRCIEEALGAVEDAQGLQAAYSALLDQYYEIVFATPAMRDIWSGMQADKQLMELELQESRIAGGLLADAMLRVFPDSDALRVRESAFLIWHLGEATMRLAISCAPEEGSGLVQAFKRMSLLEIMAPAAGSSEFDSAADAVS; translated from the coding sequence ATGCCCAAGAAAATTCCTGAGGTGCTCGAGCCGCTTGTTTCAGAGCCGACTCGGCGCAACCCCACGCAAAAACGCAGTCGAGAGCGTCAGGAGCGAATTCTGGCCGTGGCGATTCAATTGATCGCGACCAAGGGCAGCGATCAATTAAAAATGAGTGAAATTGCCGAGCGTTCAGAGATATCGATCGGATCGCTTTATCAATACTTTCCCGACAAGAGTTCGGTGATTCGGATGCTGGCCGAGCGCTATAACGCAGAAAGCCGTCGCTGTATCGAAGAGGCGTTGGGTGCAGTCGAGGACGCGCAAGGCTTGCAAGCAGCCTATTCGGCGCTGCTCGATCAGTATTACGAGATCGTTTTTGCTACACCGGCGATGCGTGATATCTGGTCCGGGATGCAGGCAGACAAACAGCTCATGGAGTTGGAACTACAGGAGAGTCGTATTGCGGGCGGGTTGTTGGCCGACGCGATGCTTCGGGTATTCCCCGACAGCGATGCGTTGCGGGTTCGGGAATCTGCGTTTCTGATCTGGCATCTGGGGGAGGCGACCATGCGGCTGGCCATCTCATGTGCACCCGAGGAGGGGAGTGGTCTGGTCCAAGCCTTCAAGCGCATGTCGTTGCTGGAAATCATGGCGCCAGCGGCCGGATCGAGTGAATTCGATTCTGCCGCTGATGCTGTCAGCTAA
- the modC gene encoding molybdenum ABC transporter ATP-binding protein — MIHTRLKLRYSGFALEVDLQLPGRGVTALYGHSGSGKTTCLRCIAGLEKAEQGFIQVNDEVWQDSDKKIFVPPHKRALGYVFQEASLFPHLSVLANLEFGLKRIPRQQRRVDMAHATELLGIGHLLDRHPQHLSGGERQRVGIARALLTSPKLLLMDEPLAALDSQRKNEILPYLQRLHDELDIPVLYVSHSQDEVARLADHIVLLSAGKALASGAIGETLARLDLPLALGDDAGVVIEGHVSAYDPDYQLLTLQLPNTTLNIRVAHSPMTLGQALRCKVQARDVSLSLQSVEHSSILNRLPVTVISEMGADNAAHVLIRLDAGGTPLLARITRYSRDQLGVHPGQQLWAQIKAVAVLA; from the coding sequence ATGATTCATACGCGTCTGAAACTGAGGTATTCAGGGTTCGCCCTGGAGGTGGATCTGCAATTGCCCGGCCGCGGCGTCACTGCACTTTACGGTCATTCCGGTTCGGGCAAGACCACCTGCCTGCGTTGCATCGCCGGCCTGGAGAAGGCCGAGCAGGGTTTCATCCAGGTCAACGATGAAGTCTGGCAGGACAGCGACAAGAAGATTTTCGTACCGCCACACAAACGTGCGCTGGGTTACGTCTTCCAGGAAGCCAGCCTGTTTCCCCATCTGTCGGTGCTGGCCAACCTGGAGTTCGGCCTCAAGCGCATTCCTCGTCAACAGCGCCGGGTTGACATGGCTCACGCGACCGAACTGCTCGGGATCGGCCATCTGCTGGATCGTCATCCGCAGCACCTTTCCGGCGGAGAACGCCAACGAGTCGGCATCGCCCGCGCCTTGCTTACCAGCCCGAAACTGCTGCTGATGGACGAGCCGCTGGCGGCATTGGATAGTCAGCGCAAAAACGAAATTCTGCCTTACCTGCAACGACTGCACGATGAGCTGGACATCCCGGTGCTGTATGTCAGCCACTCACAGGATGAAGTCGCGCGACTGGCCGATCACATCGTCTTGCTGAGTGCAGGCAAGGCGCTGGCCAGCGGCGCTATTGGCGAAACGCTGGCCCGTCTCGACCTGCCCTTGGCGCTGGGCGACGACGCCGGCGTGGTAATCGAGGGGCACGTCAGTGCCTATGACCCCGACTATCAGTTGCTGACCCTGCAACTGCCGAACACGACCCTGAACATTCGGGTGGCTCACTCACCGATGACCCTGGGCCAGGCGCTGCGCTGCAAGGTTCAGGCGCGGGATGTCAGCCTGAGCCTGCAAAGCGTCGAGCACAGCAGCATCCTCAATCGCCTGCCGGTCACCGTGATCAGTGAAATGGGCGCGGACAACGCCGCCCACGTGCTGATCCGTCTGGACGCTGGCGGCACACCGCTGCTGGCGCGGATCACCCGCTACTCCCGGGACCAATTGGGCGTGCACCCCGGCCAACAACTCTGGGCACAGATCAAGGCGGTGGCGGTGCTGGCATAA
- a CDS encoding cell wall hydrolase, with protein sequence MTITEKDRDILARTLWGEARGESLGGQIAVAWTIRNRVNDGKAKSWWGEGYAGVCQKPYQFSCWNKNDPNYPYLCGSKPIPAAEFVRAQKAAGMVMSGAEPDSTGGATHYYATTMPKAPAWAVGARQTLKLGHHIFFKDVP encoded by the coding sequence ATGACTATTACCGAGAAAGACCGCGACATCCTCGCGCGCACGCTGTGGGGGGAAGCCAGAGGGGAAAGTCTCGGTGGCCAGATCGCAGTGGCCTGGACCATTCGCAACCGCGTGAACGATGGAAAAGCCAAGTCGTGGTGGGGTGAGGGTTACGCCGGCGTGTGCCAAAAGCCGTACCAGTTCAGCTGCTGGAACAAGAACGACCCGAATTACCCGTACCTCTGTGGGAGCAAGCCGATCCCTGCCGCTGAGTTCGTCAGGGCACAAAAGGCAGCCGGCATGGTGATGTCTGGCGCAGAGCCTGATTCTACTGGGGGTGCGACCCACTACTACGCGACCACGATGCCGAAAGCGCCCGCCTGGGCTGTGGGAGCGAGACAGACGCTGAAGCTCGGCCATCACATCTTCTTCAAGGATGTGCCCTGA
- a CDS encoding DNA topoisomerase IB has translation MPDIALPDALPSDLHYVDDTQPGITRKKLRDKFCYFDPAGQRITDQDEIKRINALTVPPAYTDVWICADPRGHLQATGRDARGRKQYRYHPRWREVRDADKYSRLRDFGLALPKLRKQLEALLAAPGFSRDKVMATVITLLDATLIRVGNTQYARDNRSYGLTTLRNRHVEVNGNAILFQFRGKSGVEHQITVKDRRLARIIKRCLEIPGQNLFQYLDENGERHTVSSSDVNAYLQTLTGADFTAKDYRTWAGSALALAVLRDLQWEPESDAKRHVVEMVKNVAKQLGNTPAVCRKCYIHPAVLDGFLLGALAELPRPRARKGLRAEEVGLAMFLEMRVTMAEATN, from the coding sequence ATGCCCGATATCGCGCTGCCCGATGCGCTGCCATCCGACCTGCATTACGTCGATGACACCCAGCCCGGCATCACCCGCAAGAAACTGCGCGACAAGTTCTGCTACTTCGACCCTGCGGGTCAGCGCATCACCGATCAAGATGAGATCAAACGCATCAACGCCCTCACCGTACCCCCGGCCTACACCGATGTGTGGATCTGCGCAGACCCGCGCGGCCATCTGCAAGCTACCGGTCGTGATGCCAGAGGTCGAAAGCAATACCGTTATCACCCACGCTGGCGAGAAGTGCGCGATGCCGACAAGTACTCACGCTTGCGGGACTTTGGGCTGGCGCTGCCGAAACTGCGCAAACAGCTTGAAGCACTGCTGGCGGCTCCCGGCTTCAGTCGCGACAAGGTCATGGCCACGGTCATCACCTTGCTCGATGCGACGCTGATCCGGGTCGGCAACACCCAGTACGCTCGGGACAACCGTTCCTACGGCCTGACCACCCTGCGCAACCGTCACGTCGAGGTCAACGGCAATGCGATCCTGTTCCAGTTCCGCGGCAAGAGCGGCGTCGAGCATCAAATCACCGTGAAAGACCGGCGCTTGGCGCGGATTATCAAACGCTGCCTGGAAATTCCCGGACAAAACCTGTTTCAGTACCTGGATGAAAACGGTGAGCGACATACCGTCAGTTCCTCCGACGTCAACGCCTACCTGCAAACACTCACCGGTGCCGACTTCACTGCCAAGGACTACCGCACCTGGGCCGGCAGCGCGTTGGCGTTGGCGGTTTTGCGGGACCTGCAGTGGGAGCCTGAGTCGGATGCAAAGCGGCATGTGGTGGAGATGGTCAAGAACGTCGCCAAACAACTGGGCAACACCCCGGCCGTCTGCCGCAAGTGCTACATCCACCCGGCGGTGCTCGATGGTTTTCTTTTGGGTGCGCTGGCTGAGCTGCCCAGACCGCGAGCTCGCAAAGGGCTCAGGGCAGAGGAAGTCGGGCTGGCGATGTTTTTGGAGATGAGGGTAACAATGGCTGAGGCGACGAACTGA
- the modB gene encoding molybdate ABC transporter permease subunit has protein sequence MTLSSADFSAIWLTLKLASLTTVILLVIGTPIALWLSRTRSWLRGPVGAIVALPLVLPPTVIGFYLLLALGPNGFIGHFTQSLGLGTLTFSFAGLVIGSVLYSMPFVVQPLQNAFSAIGTRPLEVAATLRANPWDTFFSVILPLARPGFITAAILGFAHTVGEFGVVLMIGGNIPDKTRVVSVQIYDHVEAMEYAQAHWLAGAMLVFSFVVLLALYSSRKTKAGWS, from the coding sequence ATGACGCTATCGAGTGCCGACTTTTCCGCCATCTGGCTGACCCTGAAACTGGCGTCGCTGACGACGGTTATCCTGCTGGTCATCGGCACTCCGATTGCGTTATGGCTGTCGCGCACTCGCTCGTGGTTGCGCGGCCCGGTCGGGGCGATCGTCGCCTTGCCCCTGGTGCTGCCGCCGACAGTGATTGGCTTCTATCTGTTGCTGGCGCTCGGCCCTAACGGGTTTATCGGCCACTTCACCCAATCACTGGGGCTCGGCACCCTCACTTTCAGTTTTGCAGGGCTGGTGATCGGCTCAGTGCTTTACTCGATGCCGTTCGTGGTCCAGCCACTGCAAAATGCTTTTTCCGCCATTGGCACTCGCCCATTGGAGGTGGCCGCGACCTTACGCGCCAATCCCTGGGACACGTTTTTCAGCGTGATCCTGCCGCTGGCCCGCCCCGGTTTCATCACCGCTGCCATTCTCGGTTTCGCCCACACCGTGGGTGAATTCGGCGTGGTACTGATGATCGGTGGCAATATTCCCGACAAGACCCGCGTGGTCTCGGTGCAGATCTACGATCACGTCGAAGCCATGGAATACGCCCAGGCCCATTGGCTGGCCGGGGCGATGCTGGTGTTCTCCTTTGTTGTGTTGCTGGCGCTCTACTCCAGCCGTAAAACCAAAGCGGGCTGGAGCTGA
- a CDS encoding phage tail protein, with protein MNIDWTQLITRAMKEAIVKEAQLTQAKAELATKNLKAAGQIVRIQDRTETLGYGIDAGEATEEDEVEQAALLVNLKAWKTYKFALGKVTVQPTWYEAPVWPVEPAIPVIVADPDARAADQM; from the coding sequence ATGAACATCGACTGGACCCAACTGATCACCAGAGCCATGAAGGAAGCCATCGTCAAGGAGGCGCAACTGACCCAGGCCAAAGCCGAGCTGGCCACCAAGAACCTCAAGGCGGCGGGGCAGATCGTCCGCATCCAAGATCGTACCGAGACTCTTGGTTACGGCATTGATGCCGGCGAAGCGACCGAAGAGGATGAGGTTGAGCAGGCGGCGCTGCTGGTGAACCTGAAAGCCTGGAAGACCTACAAGTTTGCCTTGGGCAAAGTCACTGTCCAGCCGACCTGGTACGAGGCGCCGGTATGGCCGGTCGAGCCAGCCATACCCGTGATCGTTGCGGACCCTGACGCCCGGGCCGCCGACCAGATGTAA
- a CDS encoding SOS response-associated peptidase family protein — protein sequence MCGRLSQYRGIHDFVAALSIPNALINYAGDQPFERYNAAPTTQLALFHQEGQFLRADMVRWGWRPHWAKDRAAPINARVEKVAHGPFFKAIWPHRAIIAIDNWFEWVFEGGPKKQPYLIRHRDRTPILCAAIGQYPIAEHEPGEHDGFVIITADSAGGMVDIHDRRPVALSPELAREWLDPATPKERAEQIVLLQGEPTEAFEWFKVDRAIGNVRNQGPELIEPKSEVTGGDYKGNG from the coding sequence ATGTGCGGACGACTTTCCCAGTACCGAGGCATTCACGACTTTGTCGCGGCGCTCAGCATTCCCAACGCATTGATCAACTATGCCGGCGACCAGCCTTTCGAGCGCTATAACGCCGCACCAACCACTCAGCTTGCCCTCTTTCACCAAGAAGGTCAGTTTCTGCGCGCTGACATGGTTCGGTGGGGCTGGCGCCCGCACTGGGCGAAAGACCGCGCCGCGCCGATCAATGCTCGAGTCGAGAAAGTAGCCCATGGACCGTTCTTCAAAGCCATCTGGCCTCATCGGGCGATCATCGCCATCGACAACTGGTTTGAATGGGTTTTTGAAGGCGGACCGAAGAAACAGCCCTACCTGATTCGCCACCGCGACCGGACGCCAATCCTTTGTGCCGCAATCGGTCAATATCCGATCGCCGAGCATGAACCGGGCGAGCATGACGGCTTCGTTATCATCACCGCCGACAGCGCCGGCGGTATGGTGGACATTCATGATCGCCGCCCGGTGGCGTTATCGCCGGAACTGGCCCGGGAATGGCTGGACCCGGCAACACCCAAGGAGCGCGCCGAGCAAATTGTATTGCTCCAAGGGGAGCCGACCGAGGCCTTCGAGTGGTTCAAGGTGGACCGCGCCATTGGCAATGTGCGTAATCAGGGACCTGAACTGATAGAGCCAAAAAGCGAGGTTACCGGCGGGGACTACAAGGGCAATGGTTAA
- a CDS encoding phage tail protein — MPWYKSGTASVTQNSNAVIGAGTAFIANSRVGDAFRGPDGGWYEVTNIASDTALSISPNYQGATNAAGVYALAPMQGYVKDSADALRALVNTYGTKLAMLGTTGNYEVLPVIKGGTGSTTASAARTELGLATPIDISDAHLALTLGVTYRLVAPYTNSVVTGFPCSIIPLRYDNEATLIAVQEGVVNPTLFMKKRTGPSTWSGWFKLSLNTVLGANNDITSLSGLTTPISVAQGGTGANNPAAARAALALKTAAVFDLLGTVSQSGGNPTGAIIETATNANGTYTKFADGTLICQGPMPDFAVAAGAVATVSSTATFPALFINTSYYFECAGAPNASNDIYGFTGVNAKAVHSGTRVFRNGAAAQSIINCRYLAIGRWF, encoded by the coding sequence ATGCCCTGGTACAAATCAGGAACGGCCTCTGTCACCCAAAATTCCAACGCCGTGATTGGCGCGGGTACCGCATTCATTGCCAACAGCCGAGTAGGCGATGCCTTCCGTGGCCCGGACGGTGGCTGGTATGAAGTGACCAACATCGCTAGCGATACCGCGTTGTCGATCTCGCCGAACTATCAGGGCGCGACCAATGCAGCTGGCGTCTACGCACTGGCTCCCATGCAGGGTTATGTCAAGGATTCGGCAGACGCATTGCGGGCCCTGGTCAACACCTACGGCACCAAGCTGGCGATGCTGGGCACGACAGGCAACTATGAAGTGCTGCCGGTCATCAAGGGTGGTACCGGTAGCACCACTGCCTCGGCTGCCAGGACAGAATTGGGTCTTGCGACACCTATTGATATAAGTGATGCGCACTTAGCGTTAACACTTGGAGTTACATATAGGCTGGTCGCGCCATACACGAACAGTGTCGTAACGGGTTTTCCGTGCTCGATCATTCCATTACGTTACGATAATGAGGCAACTCTTATTGCAGTACAGGAAGGTGTGGTAAACCCAACACTGTTTATGAAGAAGCGCACAGGTCCATCTACGTGGTCAGGATGGTTCAAGTTGTCGTTGAATACTGTGCTTGGCGCAAACAATGACATTACCTCGTTGTCCGGATTGACCACTCCGATAAGCGTTGCGCAAGGTGGCACTGGTGCCAACAACCCAGCCGCAGCGAGGGCCGCACTCGCGTTAAAAACCGCCGCTGTATTCGATTTGCTGGGGACTGTGAGCCAATCCGGCGGGAACCCGACAGGCGCAATTATTGAGACGGCGACCAATGCCAATGGCACCTACACGAAGTTCGCCGACGGGACGCTGATATGCCAGGGGCCGATGCCGGACTTTGCCGTTGCCGCCGGCGCGGTGGCCACCGTCTCGTCGACTGCAACGTTTCCGGCGCTATTCATCAACACCAGTTATTACTTCGAGTGCGCCGGTGCGCCGAATGCCAGCAACGACATCTATGGGTTCACCGGTGTAAATGCAAAAGCTGTTCACAGTGGCACTCGAGTGTTTCGGAATGGGGCAGCCGCCCAATCCATCATCAACTGTCGCTATTTGGCTATTGGGAGGTGGTTCTGA
- a CDS encoding host specificity protein J: MGAAQQLDIYGAKGGSDKPKTPTEAPDSLRSVAMAKILIAIGEGEFAGNPTAQDIYLDNTPLQDPQGNMNFPNVKWEFRNGSVEQGYIQGIPSVANETTLGIELRSGTPWVRAISNTELSAVRLRFAWAALQSVDAENNINGYRIEYKVEVATDGGAYQQVLSEAVDGKTTTTYERTRRIDLPAATSGWLLRVTRITPNQNNNKIADTMQIAGLTEVIDAKLRYPNTALLYIEFSAEQFRSIPAVTVDCPARKWQVPSNYNPETRSYTGIWDGTFKEAWTDNPAWATYGITVNDRFGLGRRIKPWQVDKWELYRIAQYCDQLVPDGKGGQEPRFICNLNLQGKADAWSLLRDISAIYRGMTYWAQGQVFTLSDMPRATDFDFAYTRANVIDGKFTYSSASERTRYSRALISYDNPANNYDTDVTAVTDAKLQRRYGDNPLEISAIGCTRESEAQRRGKWALLTNSKDRGISFKVGLDGRIPLPGYVIPVADELLAGRAIGGRISAAAGRVITLDRDTQAKAGDRLILNLPNGNCEGRTVQSVAGRAVTVTTSYSVAPEAELVWALDADDLAVPLYRVTSVSRPEAGVFEISAVQYDPSKFAHIDTGARLEERPISVIPITVVPAPASVTVTSNSVVSQGIAVATMTITWPAVNGAVGYDVEWRKDSGNWIKLQRTGMTSVDVVGIYAGAYVARVRAVSAFDISSIWRNSILTNLKGKEGLPPALSYLTATPLLFGIYLKWGFPAGAEDTQRTEIWYGPTTSLPAATKLTDLSYPQRDFSMLGLAAGVTFYFWARLVDRIGNIGPWYPIGIGVQGQSSSNASPILAMIAGQITETELGQDLLDEIEKIPGLQAQIDALDGLKGYDPEATYVEYDLVVVGKRIYQATGAVPLDTPPPNEDFWLDVGQTVETANGLAQQVATNTAEIIELDGAVTAQATAFQALRASSRDDNGEGDLADALKGWTSTAAIATEEKVRASENEATAQRITTVDAKVGENAANITTLEKVVVTNQSATATKIDQLSVTVGQNGTDIQQNTAAIQQTATAYADTSGKLSTMWSVKMQITAGGQYVAAGIGLGIENTGAGLQSQFLVSADRFAIVNTIAGGAISVPFAVQGGQVFMNSAFIADGTITNAKIGSYISSTNYIAGQQGWILNKDGTLEINGIVPGQGRLVISSLNVSVYDANNVLRVRLGYLG, translated from the coding sequence ATGGGCGCAGCACAGCAGCTTGATATTTACGGCGCCAAGGGCGGATCGGACAAGCCGAAAACCCCAACCGAGGCACCCGACAGTCTGCGCTCGGTGGCCATGGCCAAGATTCTGATTGCTATCGGCGAGGGGGAGTTCGCAGGGAATCCGACCGCTCAGGACATCTATCTCGACAATACGCCGCTGCAAGATCCCCAGGGCAATATGAACTTCCCAAACGTGAAGTGGGAGTTTCGCAACGGGTCGGTCGAGCAAGGCTACATCCAGGGCATCCCATCTGTAGCGAACGAAACCACCTTAGGGATCGAGCTGCGCAGCGGCACGCCTTGGGTGCGCGCAATCAGCAATACCGAACTGTCAGCGGTGCGCCTGCGATTTGCGTGGGCAGCTCTTCAGTCTGTAGATGCTGAAAACAACATCAACGGCTACAGAATTGAGTACAAGGTCGAAGTCGCAACCGACGGCGGCGCCTATCAGCAGGTGCTGAGCGAAGCTGTGGACGGCAAAACCACTACCACCTACGAACGCACTCGGCGGATTGATCTGCCGGCGGCGACAAGCGGGTGGTTGTTGCGCGTCACCCGTATAACCCCGAACCAGAACAACAACAAAATCGCCGACACCATGCAGATCGCCGGCTTGACTGAGGTGATCGACGCCAAGCTGCGCTACCCGAACACTGCGCTGCTCTACATCGAATTTTCGGCCGAGCAGTTCCGCAGTATTCCGGCCGTGACGGTCGACTGCCCTGCGCGCAAGTGGCAGGTGCCGAGCAACTATAATCCGGAAACTCGAAGCTATACCGGGATCTGGGACGGTACTTTCAAGGAGGCCTGGACCGATAACCCGGCGTGGGCCACCTACGGCATCACCGTTAATGATCGCTTCGGCTTGGGTCGCCGGATCAAGCCATGGCAGGTCGACAAGTGGGAGCTGTACCGGATCGCTCAGTACTGCGATCAGTTGGTGCCGGATGGTAAAGGCGGCCAAGAGCCGCGCTTCATCTGTAATCTAAACCTTCAGGGCAAGGCCGACGCCTGGTCACTGCTGCGCGATATTTCGGCTATCTATCGTGGCATGACCTACTGGGCTCAGGGCCAAGTCTTCACGCTGTCCGACATGCCGCGCGCCACCGACTTCGACTTCGCCTACACCCGGGCGAATGTCATCGACGGCAAGTTCACTTACTCGAGCGCATCGGAACGCACTCGCTACAGTCGAGCCCTGATCAGCTACGACAACCCAGCCAACAACTACGACACGGATGTCACTGCGGTGACGGATGCCAAGCTTCAGCGGCGCTACGGCGACAATCCGCTGGAGATCAGCGCGATCGGCTGCACCCGTGAGTCTGAAGCGCAGCGCCGTGGCAAGTGGGCGCTACTGACCAACTCCAAGGATCGCGGGATCAGCTTCAAGGTTGGCCTGGACGGGCGCATTCCTTTACCGGGCTACGTCATCCCTGTTGCGGATGAGCTGCTCGCTGGGCGCGCAATCGGTGGGCGAATCTCGGCGGCAGCCGGCCGGGTCATCACGCTTGACCGTGACACCCAGGCCAAGGCAGGCGACAGGCTAATCTTGAACCTGCCTAACGGTAACTGCGAAGGTCGCACCGTGCAGTCAGTGGCCGGTCGTGCGGTGACAGTAACCACGTCCTATTCGGTTGCGCCTGAGGCAGAGCTTGTCTGGGCGCTCGATGCCGACGACCTGGCCGTGCCGTTGTATCGCGTGACCTCTGTATCTCGACCAGAGGCTGGCGTGTTCGAGATCTCGGCCGTCCAGTACGACCCGAGCAAGTTCGCTCATATCGACACCGGCGCACGACTGGAAGAGCGGCCGATCAGCGTGATTCCGATCACCGTCGTTCCGGCGCCGGCGAGTGTTACCGTCACGTCGAACTCGGTCGTCTCCCAGGGCATCGCCGTCGCCACCATGACCATCACCTGGCCGGCGGTGAACGGTGCGGTTGGCTATGACGTGGAGTGGCGCAAGGACAGCGGCAACTGGATCAAGCTGCAGCGCACCGGCATGACTAGTGTTGACGTGGTTGGCATCTACGCCGGCGCTTACGTGGCCCGCGTCCGCGCGGTGAGTGCTTTCGACATCTCGTCGATCTGGCGCAACTCGATCCTGACCAACCTGAAGGGCAAGGAGGGGCTGCCGCCGGCGCTCAGCTACCTGACGGCTACGCCGCTGCTGTTCGGCATCTACCTGAAATGGGGCTTCCCGGCTGGCGCCGAGGACACCCAGCGTACTGAAATCTGGTACGGGCCGACTACCAGCCTGCCGGCTGCCACCAAGCTGACGGACCTGTCCTACCCGCAAAGAGATTTCTCGATGCTCGGCCTAGCCGCTGGCGTGACCTTTTACTTCTGGGCGCGCCTGGTGGACCGGATCGGCAACATCGGCCCGTGGTACCCAATCGGTATCGGTGTGCAGGGCCAGTCGAGCTCTAACGCGTCCCCGATCCTGGCAATGATCGCCGGCCAGATCACCGAGACGGAGCTCGGCCAGGACCTGCTGGACGAGATCGAGAAGATTCCCGGCCTTCAGGCGCAGATCGATGCACTGGACGGACTCAAGGGCTACGACCCTGAAGCCACCTATGTTGAATACGATCTGGTTGTGGTTGGCAAGCGTATCTATCAGGCGACTGGCGCTGTGCCGCTCGACACTCCGCCGCCAAATGAGGACTTCTGGCTCGACGTTGGCCAGACCGTCGAGACGGCCAATGGACTGGCGCAACAGGTCGCGACCAATACTGCCGAGATCATCGAACTCGACGGCGCGGTCACTGCTCAAGCGACGGCCTTCCAAGCCTTGCGCGCGTCATCCCGCGACGACAATGGCGAAGGGGATTTGGCGGATGCGCTGAAGGGCTGGACCAGCACAGCCGCAATCGCGACAGAGGAAAAGGTCAGGGCCTCGGAAAACGAAGCCACGGCCCAGCGCATCACCACCGTCGATGCAAAGGTCGGCGAGAACGCAGCCAACATCACAACGCTCGAGAAGGTCGTGGTCACGAACCAGTCAGCAACGGCCACGAAGATCGATCAGCTGAGCGTCACCGTTGGGCAAAACGGCACAGATATTCAGCAGAACACCGCGGCCATCCAGCAAACAGCCACTGCTTACGCGGACACCAGCGGCAAGTTGTCGACCATGTGGTCGGTGAAGATGCAGATCACCGCAGGGGGGCAGTACGTAGCAGCCGGAATCGGCTTGGGCATTGAGAACACTGGGGCAGGACTGCAAAGCCAGTTCCTGGTGAGTGCCGACAGGTTTGCGATCGTCAACACCATCGCCGGCGGCGCCATCTCGGTACCGTTTGCGGTGCAGGGTGGTCAGGTGTTCATGAACTCGGCGTTTATCGCGGACGGCACCATCACCAACGCCAAGATCGGCAGCTACATCAGCTCGACCAACTACATCGCCGGCCAGCAAGGCTGGATTCTCAATAAAGATGGAACGCTTGAAATCAACGGCATCGTCCCCGGTCAGGGGCGGCTGGTGATCAGCTCGTTGAACGTCTCGGTTTACGACGCCAACAACGTGCTGCGTGTCCGGCTCGGCTATCTGGGGTGA